In Kordiimonas pumila, a single genomic region encodes these proteins:
- a CDS encoding prolyl oligopeptidase family serine peptidase has protein sequence MFHVCARLSVVLFSFLVSSQIWVTSTSYAQEYGAARDVAYPYYERPNQIPVQAFAIDPALSNAKLSPDGTHMIVLESSGGRSFVAVKAIEPEEDEPHPRFLHSDGDLEAVHWLSNDHILVQSRRWRYDRKKGGVPNLVLRVFPRNKAHTSFVKTFDVYEPEAMVRDVILHTLPEEKHKILVALSEDGKSYPGVYKLDINDGALELVEKEHEHISRWMTDADGNLRLGFGAHKEKIVMIVKPTAFSDWVDYGDNASFKEGSFLPIMFEGDGANLIVSSAIANGRFAVYRFDLSLGKMTDKIFEHPTVDIWDLEVSADNKKLLAVTYWEDRLKRHFLDAEYEKTLSAIEAALPKRNNQVLSQTLDGRYWMLKSSSDKYPGVVYLFDALTKELEAIEEINEHLNPKLLSPVSMLRYYARDGLEIPALVTNPITQADHEAAPLIVLPHGGPHTQDQWGYHRLAQFLASRGYRVLQPNYRGSTGFSFEHQILGVGEWGDGTLNDLIDGVDHMVSEGLADPNSVCIIGTDDFSGYTALLAPLKYPKTFTCGVSFSPIPKLDTYLKISRFLYGRGAERVIKGDKSRGDVYDISPMEYAKKATRPIMIFYGLRDPFISGKEILEFDKRMKKSGAPFELLSHPREGRGIRRQEVRAAVYQKLEAFLATHMGKPDQSAFRLDRRAVEDVETNVALVEKRASVLTKHEVMERCLPTRFVPLYILDKKRAPEKAVYCEALLTEYKGELSSEQITDISLVLARLYFVDKQSDRFIEYLQQVAKQVEANKNGSRFSIHNRTVKMLQVIKLMHENDFAGALEAVKDISSNDPNYFWSRAVELYIANEHRDLPSYIEARKQHFRYGYANPRHYDDYSKLLIEKGEYEEARRAIFNFLSDHEDRMIAGKLLVDLAAVELLEGRYEEAMSLLDAIKSNSATKEIDLPALYPTIFTSKFTGKLIGIDTEQLDSLYALYYFEKDQVPEALKYKVVIQNDCLRTYCEKLNLYIAKHNEDEQAISEWEYLLGRNRANYPTQYSKRDWLDGLVLLLPTIPLDAFEMSVQLEPVKIIPRDNDVYSFYFDNSAAFDDDTYWSKAMEAAAKLASEKQAHSFVVVDSYHAGVLQRYNETYSYLGNKDRRVDIKLSFMLVDELPPFRQLVMH, from the coding sequence ATGTTTCATGTTTGCGCTAGGCTATCTGTCGTTTTATTTAGTTTTCTAGTTTCCTCTCAAATTTGGGTAACGTCCACGAGCTATGCGCAGGAATACGGTGCTGCAAGAGATGTCGCGTATCCGTATTATGAGCGACCGAACCAGATTCCGGTACAGGCGTTCGCAATCGACCCAGCACTGTCAAATGCAAAATTGTCCCCCGATGGCACTCACATGATTGTTTTAGAGAGTAGCGGAGGACGTTCGTTTGTCGCTGTTAAAGCAATTGAACCGGAAGAGGATGAGCCTCACCCAAGGTTCTTGCATAGTGATGGTGATTTGGAAGCAGTGCACTGGCTCAGCAATGACCATATTCTGGTGCAGTCTCGCCGGTGGCGGTACGATAGGAAAAAAGGTGGTGTACCGAATCTTGTGCTTCGCGTTTTTCCGAGAAATAAGGCCCACACATCTTTTGTGAAAACCTTTGATGTCTATGAACCTGAAGCGATGGTTCGCGATGTTATCTTGCACACGCTACCGGAAGAAAAACACAAAATTCTTGTGGCACTGAGTGAGGATGGCAAATCTTATCCCGGTGTTTACAAGTTAGATATTAATGACGGCGCTCTGGAGTTGGTTGAGAAAGAACATGAGCATATCTCACGCTGGATGACTGATGCAGATGGTAATCTGCGGCTTGGTTTTGGGGCCCATAAAGAAAAAATAGTCATGATAGTAAAACCAACGGCTTTTTCTGACTGGGTTGATTATGGCGACAACGCCTCTTTTAAAGAGGGTAGCTTTCTCCCCATCATGTTTGAAGGTGACGGCGCGAACCTCATCGTTAGTTCAGCAATCGCGAATGGGCGCTTTGCTGTTTACCGGTTTGATCTCTCACTTGGTAAAATGACGGACAAGATTTTCGAGCACCCCACAGTTGATATTTGGGATCTTGAAGTATCTGCGGATAATAAAAAACTTCTAGCGGTTACTTATTGGGAAGATCGCCTGAAACGGCACTTTTTAGACGCGGAGTACGAGAAAACATTATCTGCCATAGAAGCAGCTCTTCCCAAGAGAAACAATCAGGTTTTAAGCCAAACATTAGATGGCCGATATTGGATGCTTAAGTCATCCAGTGATAAATACCCTGGCGTTGTATATTTATTTGATGCCCTTACCAAAGAGTTGGAAGCCATTGAGGAAATCAATGAGCACTTAAACCCTAAACTCCTCTCACCCGTTAGCATGCTAAGATATTATGCAAGGGATGGTCTCGAAATTCCTGCGCTTGTCACCAACCCGATTACGCAAGCTGACCATGAAGCTGCCCCCTTGATAGTTCTTCCGCATGGTGGTCCTCATACGCAAGATCAGTGGGGCTACCACAGGCTGGCGCAGTTTTTAGCAAGTCGGGGCTACCGTGTATTGCAACCAAACTATCGTGGCTCAACAGGTTTTTCATTTGAACACCAAATTCTTGGCGTGGGCGAGTGGGGGGATGGCACGCTGAATGACCTTATTGACGGTGTGGACCATATGGTTTCAGAAGGACTGGCGGACCCAAATAGTGTATGTATCATTGGAACAGATGATTTTAGTGGATACACAGCTCTTCTGGCGCCTTTAAAATATCCCAAAACTTTCACCTGCGGAGTTTCCTTTTCTCCGATTCCTAAACTTGATACTTACCTCAAGATATCACGCTTTCTGTATGGTCGTGGTGCTGAGCGGGTGATCAAAGGCGATAAAAGCAGGGGTGACGTTTATGATATTTCGCCTATGGAATATGCAAAAAAAGCCACTCGACCCATTATGATATTCTATGGCCTCCGCGATCCATTTATCTCTGGCAAGGAGATACTCGAGTTCGATAAGCGAATGAAAAAGTCAGGCGCTCCTTTTGAGCTGTTGAGCCATCCTAGAGAAGGACGGGGTATCCGTAGACAAGAAGTGCGCGCAGCAGTTTACCAAAAGCTAGAAGCGTTTCTTGCAACCCATATGGGAAAACCAGACCAGTCAGCATTTCGGCTTGATAGAAGGGCAGTTGAGGACGTTGAAACAAATGTTGCACTTGTAGAGAAGAGAGCATCGGTTTTAACGAAACATGAGGTGATGGAGCGTTGCCTACCGACACGGTTTGTGCCGCTTTATATACTTGATAAAAAAAGAGCACCAGAGAAAGCTGTATACTGTGAAGCCTTGCTGACGGAGTATAAAGGTGAACTCTCTAGCGAGCAGATAACGGATATTTCCTTAGTGCTGGCACGGCTATATTTTGTTGATAAACAGTCTGATCGGTTTATTGAATATTTACAGCAGGTGGCCAAACAAGTGGAAGCAAATAAGAATGGAAGTCGGTTTTCCATTCATAATAGAACAGTCAAGATGCTTCAGGTTATCAAGCTTATGCATGAAAATGACTTCGCGGGGGCTCTTGAAGCGGTCAAAGATATTAGCTCCAATGACCCAAATTATTTTTGGTCGAGGGCTGTAGAGCTATACATAGCGAATGAGCACAGAGATTTACCATCCTATATTGAGGCACGTAAACAGCACTTCAGATATGGTTACGCAAATCCGCGGCATTATGATGATTATTCGAAGCTCTTGATAGAAAAGGGTGAATATGAAGAAGCGCGTCGAGCGATTTTTAACTTTCTGTCTGACCATGAAGATAGAATGATCGCCGGTAAGTTGTTGGTTGATCTTGCCGCTGTAGAACTTCTGGAAGGCCGTTATGAGGAAGCTATGAGTTTGCTAGACGCTATTAAGAGCAACTCTGCGACCAAAGAAATTGACCTGCCTGCGCTCTATCCGACTATTTTCACATCTAAATTCACCGGTAAGTTAATAGGGATCGATACAGAGCAGTTAGATAGTCTGTATGCCCTCTATTACTTTGAAAAGGATCAAGTTCCAGAAGCTCTAAAGTATAAGGTTGTGATACAGAATGACTGCCTGAGAACTTACTGTGAAAAGCTAAACCTATATATCGCCAAGCATAATGAGGATGAGCAGGCTATCAGTGAATGGGAGTATCTACTTGGTAGGAACCGCGCCAATTACCCTACTCAGTATTCTAAGCGTGATTGGCTCGATGGGCTTGTGCTCTTGTTACCGACAATACCCCTCGACGCGTTTGAAATGTCTGTTCAGCTTGAACCTGTAAAAATTATCCCTCGCGATAATGATGTCTATAGCTTCTATTTTGATAATAGTGCAGCCTTTGATGATGACACATATTGGTCAAAGGCGATGGAAGCTGCCGCAAAATTGGCGAGTGAGAAACAGGCGCATTCATTTGTGGTGGTCGATTCCTACCATGCGGGCGTGTTGCAGCGGTATAACGAGACATATTCCTATTTGGGGAATAAAGACCGCCGAGTGGATATAAAGCTAAGTTTTATGCTCGTCGATGAGCTACCTCCCTTCAGGCAGCTGGTAATGCACTGA
- a CDS encoding S10 family serine carboxypeptidase-like protein produces MKRERASHLYKSITGGICYLIFNFLINSNVAAHEPAPVLTHHQISIGKQKLKYSAEVGRLPIRDDATGEAHAYMFYTAYRLKTDSETPRPLLFLWGGGPGGWSLNMNFEFAGPVRSKTIYGPGGGELVPNEDTLLSVADLVFVDQIGTGYSRATKTEYIEEFQSTINDTRSFAEFIRLWRVRHRLEETRIFIGGISWGAPRAATVSYSLLEKGLPLAGAVLITGETSLNSRSKYISDIEFEALRVIGMSEVAFFHSKTDTKADHGLREIKRAAREWVYKIYIPALENISSLTLSEKQNIAAQLAGFTGISQEKINLQTLVILPSEFRKYLLDDGKVLYGSDTRRTERYKTTYVNAALNSIKSDLGYISDLNYRQIGERLIGYYTGEQPKSPMQFPWDYATSPVPKEEADRLIANAIARGAGPPTIGTPLSGTEEAIGLNPDLKVLVVIARFDGESTCESNLALQDKLPGTLSKAMTIKCYNAGHSPWRTPSVRKEVSDDVKKMLLEATGVIKK; encoded by the coding sequence ATGAAACGGGAAAGAGCAAGCCATCTATATAAATCGATTACAGGCGGGATTTGTTATTTGATCTTTAATTTTCTCATCAACTCAAATGTTGCCGCTCATGAGCCGGCGCCCGTATTAACACATCACCAGATTTCCATTGGAAAACAAAAGCTGAAATATTCAGCTGAAGTGGGCAGATTACCTATCCGTGACGATGCAACCGGGGAAGCTCATGCCTACATGTTTTATACAGCCTACCGACTTAAAACAGACTCAGAGACCCCACGACCCCTGCTGTTCCTCTGGGGAGGGGGCCCAGGCGGTTGGTCTTTGAACATGAATTTTGAATTCGCAGGACCTGTTCGTAGCAAAACCATTTACGGTCCGGGCGGAGGGGAACTGGTGCCGAATGAAGACACTTTGCTCTCGGTGGCAGACTTGGTGTTTGTTGATCAAATCGGAACCGGGTACAGCCGTGCTACTAAAACTGAATATATAGAAGAGTTTCAGAGTACCATTAATGACACAAGATCGTTTGCGGAGTTTATAAGGTTATGGAGGGTTCGACATCGTCTGGAAGAGACCCGGATATTTATCGGAGGCATTAGCTGGGGGGCGCCGCGTGCCGCAACAGTCAGTTATTCCCTGCTTGAAAAGGGGCTTCCATTAGCTGGTGCGGTCTTGATTACAGGGGAAACAAGCTTGAACTCGAGGTCAAAATACATCTCGGATATTGAGTTTGAAGCCTTACGGGTCATCGGAATGTCAGAGGTGGCATTTTTTCACTCCAAAACGGACACCAAAGCAGATCACGGCCTTCGGGAAATCAAACGCGCTGCTCGTGAATGGGTGTATAAAATCTATATTCCGGCACTTGAAAATATTTCCAGTCTAACTTTGTCGGAAAAACAAAATATTGCCGCGCAACTGGCCGGTTTTACCGGTATATCCCAGGAAAAAATTAACTTGCAGACCCTTGTTATTCTGCCGAGCGAGTTCCGTAAATACTTGTTGGATGATGGTAAGGTTTTGTATGGCTCTGATACAAGGCGAACCGAGCGTTATAAAACCACATATGTCAATGCCGCATTAAACAGCATTAAAAGCGACTTGGGGTATATTTCAGACTTGAACTACCGTCAAATCGGCGAACGCTTGATAGGTTATTATACGGGTGAACAGCCTAAAAGCCCAATGCAGTTTCCCTGGGATTATGCAACGTCGCCGGTTCCAAAAGAGGAAGCAGACCGCTTAATTGCTAACGCTATTGCAAGAGGGGCTGGCCCTCCGACTATAGGAACGCCTCTGTCTGGGACTGAGGAGGCTATTGGCCTCAATCCGGACTTGAAAGTGTTGGTGGTTATTGCAAGATTTGACGGGGAGTCCACATGTGAATCCAATCTCGCTCTGCAAGATAAATTACCCGGCACTTTGTCGAAAGCCATGACCATCAAGTGCTATAATGCCGGTCACTCGCCGTGGCGTACTCCGAGTGTGCGGAAGGAAGTGTCAGATGATGTGAAGAAAATGCTTTTGGAGGCGACCGGCGTTATCAAAAAGTGA
- a CDS encoding Nramp family divalent metal transporter, with product MERQMSIDAKTWLGPGLVFAATSVGTSHLVQSTRAGALYGFSIILIVVLTCAVKYLTFKFASDYTSITGKTILHAYRAQGRHVVYLFLLITVCSMVFAVPALALVCAGLFRVVFGLSVPDVVVGLFLIMVSAVTLAIGRYGALEKVTTVLVLVMALSTVVATLLLLPDIQWNEAGVSLSQEYGLKDFAFIAALIGWMPAPLDVSVWHSQWAISKRCEHNNQTDFRKSRLDFQIGYWGTTLLAVCFVMIGASLMHKQSIIIEDGAVGFAAQLISLFGLALGDHFSSVIGLAAIAVMFSSLISVMDAFPRTFINICHHLATPLHEDKGHQFLVSGRAYLAVLIFVVVEAGVVYLVGPQSMTGLVDIAATTAFVTAPVIAFFNYKAITGIVLPLNARLSSVTCALGKICIFIMAMFAGIYMVFRYL from the coding sequence ATGGAACGTCAAATGAGTATCGATGCGAAAACCTGGCTGGGACCCGGCCTTGTATTTGCGGCGACGAGTGTGGGCACATCACACTTGGTACAGTCTACACGTGCCGGCGCATTATACGGGTTTTCGATCATACTTATTGTAGTTCTGACTTGTGCGGTTAAGTACTTAACTTTCAAGTTCGCTTCAGACTACACATCTATCACCGGGAAAACTATTTTACATGCCTACAGAGCCCAGGGGCGGCACGTTGTATACTTGTTTTTATTGATAACAGTATGCTCCATGGTATTTGCCGTTCCTGCTCTGGCTCTGGTTTGTGCCGGACTTTTTCGTGTTGTCTTTGGTCTCTCCGTTCCGGACGTTGTTGTTGGTTTATTCCTGATAATGGTTTCTGCCGTGACGCTCGCAATTGGCCGTTATGGCGCCCTGGAAAAGGTTACGACAGTACTCGTTCTGGTTATGGCGTTAAGCACGGTAGTGGCGACTTTATTACTGCTTCCTGATATCCAATGGAATGAAGCAGGCGTATCATTATCTCAAGAATATGGGTTGAAGGATTTTGCTTTTATTGCTGCGTTGATTGGCTGGATGCCGGCCCCGCTGGATGTTTCTGTCTGGCATTCACAATGGGCGATTTCAAAACGTTGTGAGCACAATAACCAAACCGATTTTCGAAAGAGCAGGCTGGACTTTCAAATAGGATATTGGGGCACGACTTTACTTGCAGTTTGCTTTGTGATGATCGGCGCTTCACTTATGCATAAACAATCCATTATTATCGAGGATGGTGCTGTTGGTTTTGCCGCGCAATTGATTTCCCTGTTCGGTCTGGCGCTTGGCGATCATTTTAGCTCCGTAATTGGTCTGGCGGCAATAGCCGTGATGTTTTCCAGTCTGATCTCGGTGATGGATGCTTTTCCGAGAACTTTTATAAATATCTGCCATCACCTTGCAACACCTCTCCATGAGGACAAGGGTCACCAGTTTCTGGTAAGCGGCAGAGCATACCTGGCGGTATTGATTTTTGTGGTTGTGGAGGCCGGTGTGGTTTATCTAGTCGGCCCTCAGTCAATGACCGGGCTGGTTGATATTGCGGCGACAACGGCTTTTGTTACGGCTCCTGTTATTGCCTTTTTTAACTACAAAGCAATTACCGGCATTGTTTTGCCATTAAACGCCCGGCTTTCGTCCGTGACATGTGCTCTTGGGAAAATATGTATCTTTATCATGGCAATGTTTGCCGGAATTTACATGGTTTTCAGGTATTTATAG
- a CDS encoding amidohydrolase family protein yields MIKNTVLIIAIFLSFLSGGVQASETPGVTVIHAGMVLDTPGEKPTKKQTIIVRDGVIESVWEGYVSHTSIDENAKFIDLSNSFVMPGLMDMHVHLSMNLTLPKYQRVLPPAESLMGAIRGARHLLLSGFTTVRGAGDPAEVIFPLRDAINRGEFPGPRIFASGPIISREGGHGYGGCDGVESCRKTTRKRISDGADWIKIATSGSASDETGSADSASDMFYDEVRSVVETGQKLKTDVLVHATSTEGINIALQAGARSIDHSSYADKTSFALFRKKGAYMVPTTYVVDFLENNPTIREGLGDEQYERLSSVMRDIRKLPGLAWKAGVKLAIGTDAGHELSARHYREFVLYVESGVPAGEAIKAGTVNAAELLRQENSLGYLRPGYIADIIAIDGNPLEDITQLKHVSFVMKDGKVFKLNGEEVLTEAGF; encoded by the coding sequence GTGATTAAAAATACGGTATTGATCATCGCAATTTTTTTATCCTTCCTTAGTGGCGGTGTGCAAGCTTCGGAAACGCCTGGGGTTACAGTTATTCACGCGGGTATGGTTCTTGACACACCGGGAGAAAAGCCGACTAAGAAGCAAACAATTATTGTGCGTGACGGGGTGATAGAATCCGTTTGGGAAGGTTATGTCTCGCATACATCAATTGATGAAAATGCCAAATTTATTGACTTGTCGAATTCATTTGTCATGCCGGGCCTTATGGACATGCATGTTCATCTTTCCATGAATTTAACGCTCCCTAAATACCAAAGGGTATTGCCACCGGCAGAGAGTTTAATGGGGGCGATAAGGGGCGCCCGACATCTGCTGCTCTCTGGTTTTACCACTGTCAGAGGTGCCGGTGATCCTGCTGAAGTGATTTTCCCCTTACGGGACGCGATCAATCGTGGTGAGTTTCCAGGACCGCGCATATTCGCTTCGGGTCCAATTATTTCCCGGGAAGGGGGGCATGGTTACGGAGGGTGCGATGGCGTGGAATCATGCCGGAAAACTACGCGAAAACGAATTTCAGACGGTGCTGACTGGATAAAAATAGCAACAAGTGGAAGCGCCAGTGATGAAACCGGTAGTGCTGACTCTGCTTCGGACATGTTTTATGACGAAGTACGATCTGTGGTGGAGACGGGCCAAAAGCTGAAAACGGATGTACTGGTGCATGCGACCTCGACTGAGGGCATCAATATTGCACTTCAGGCCGGGGCACGATCCATAGATCATTCAAGTTACGCCGATAAGACTTCATTTGCTCTTTTTAGAAAGAAGGGTGCATATATGGTTCCGACGACATATGTCGTTGATTTCCTGGAGAATAACCCGACTATCCGAGAAGGGCTTGGCGATGAGCAGTATGAACGCCTGAGCAGCGTTATGAGGGATATTCGGAAGTTGCCCGGTCTGGCCTGGAAGGCGGGGGTAAAGCTTGCCATAGGCACAGATGCAGGACATGAGCTATCTGCCCGGCACTATAGAGAGTTTGTACTTTATGTCGAGTCAGGCGTCCCTGCCGGCGAAGCCATCAAAGCGGGTACCGTCAATGCCGCCGAATTGCTTCGCCAGGAGAATTCTCTCGGCTACCTTCGTCCTGGCTATATCGCTGACATCATAGCTATTGATGGGAATCCTCTCGAAGATATCACGCAATTGAAGCATGTCAGTTTTGTTATGAAAGACGGAAAAGTCTTCAAACTTAACGGTGAAGAAGTTCTGACGGAGGCGGGGTTTTGA